The following is a genomic window from Akkermansiaceae bacterium.
GCACTCCACCAGCAAGTCTGGCTACGCAAGACCGCCAGTTGCGAACTCATGCGATCGAGTAACCAAACCGGCAGCGTGGACGCGTAGAGGGTGTCGTGGAATAGGCGCGTGCGTGCAGTCAGGCTCTCGAGATTCTGCTGGATGTAGTCGGCAACCCCTAGGGCGCTCGGCCACCAGTTGGTGTATTGCTGGCCGGAGCTCGACCAGGCTGGCCCCTTCGCCTTCCCTTCGCCCTCAAGGGAGATGCGTTTGCCGCCCGAGCCATGTTTACCCGCCTTGAAATACCAGGTGAGCACGAAGGTGACGGATTTGCTTTCTCCGGGCGCGAGTTCGAGTGGTGCCGAGAGTGCGCCGTTCACCGTCTGGCCGGTGGCGGATACCTTTGACTTGGCGGGACCATCCAAGACACCGCCGGAGGAAACGGCGGCGTGCAGGGACTTGGCGGAATCCCACTCTGCGGAGCCACTTGCCCCCTCGGCCCGGGTCATCAGGACCATGTCGGAGTTATCGATACCGGCACGGGTCATGTGCAGCAGTGTCGCGTCACCTTTTTTCACGATCTCGTTCTGATTTTTTCCGAAATTGTCACCCTTGCCCTCGGCGAACCCGAGCGCATTCTTCTGTGCGGCGAAAACGTCGACCTTGACCTTGCCGGGCGATGTGTTTTTTGCCGTCACGGTGTAAATGGCACACGGGATCGCGGAGTTTTTCAGATCCATCGGGATAAACGGATTGAAGACCTCGAGTTCGACCTCGACCGGTAGGGCGGGCTCTTCGAAACGGTACTTGCCCAGCGGGTATTCACCTTCGAACTTCAGCGACTTCATTGCGGAGAACGGCCCGACCGCTTCGGTTTGCAAGGCGCGGACGACAGGCTTGGCACCGGCGGCTTGGGCGCGGATCGCGAGGAAGCTGTTGTCGATTTTCGCCTCGTTGAAATTACAGGCAATCTGCCAGATGGCGGGTTCCGCCTTGCCGTTGAACTGGATTCCGCCGGCACCGATGCCACCGACGATGAAATCGATCGCCCCGAGACGCTCGCCCTCGTAGACGGTCGTCTTGCCGTGTGAAGTCAACAAAGGGTCGTTGAGAATTGCCCGGGCCTTGGCCTCCCGGACTGCATCACGCCTGGCTTTCACCTCCGCCACGATATCTCCTTCCACCTTGAGCTTCTTCTGCCACTCCGGGCCAGCAGCTTTGAGATGCGACTGGATCTCCGGAGCTGTTAGCCCACGTGCAAAGCAGGCGACTTCGTCGAGAGAAATCTTGGTCGACCCCCAGCCATTGGAAACCGTCGTGCTGCCCAGTGTCATGGTGGTTTTTTTAGGCCCTTTACGGGTGTATTCATAAGCACCTCCCACCAGATTACACTCGTAGCCATCGACGTAGGCGCGCACATCCAAGTCAAAGCTTGTTAGAGCAAAGTGATACCAGCGACCTACTTCGACCGGTTGATCCGTCGGCAGATTGATCTCGGTAACCACCATGCCATTGGCATTCTGATAGAGGAGTTTTGAAAGGTCGTTTTTGACACCGATCACGTAAAGTGCCTGCTTGCCTTTGCTTTGCGCAATGATCACAGGATTGTCGTTGCCCTTGGGTTTGGCATCGATCTTGAAAAAGAGTTCGAGCGTCGTGGAGCGGCCTTTCAACTTGTCGGCACCCGGAACGAGGATGGACGCATTGGGTTCGAGGCTGATGGCTTTACCATCGATTGCGCCATCAACAAAGGTGGTCGCCCCACTTGCCTTGGCATTTGATTTACCCAGCACATCGACCAAATTGCCATCAAAACGCCAGTGACCACGCAGTGTCTGTTCGGCCCTCAAGGCCTTGGCATAGGACTCCCGACTACCCGCAGCCATCAGCGGCCCAGCCGTTAGACCGGCTGCAAATGACCCTGCAGCCACCAAAAAACGCCGACGGGATACGTTTGTCAGGGAAAACGGCGAGTTGCTGTCGTCGCGATTGCTTTCAGGCAAGATCTTCATGATTGGGAACAGGTTATTTTGATTGATTACGTTTCTTTTTCTTGTTAGAATTCTTCGCTCCCTTGAATTCTGTTTTGGCACGGCCTTTTTCCTTATCCGACAGCTTGCGCCAGTCGGTGACATGGTTGCTGACGACAGGAACCTCGGGGAAGAGAGAGCCGGTCGGGCGCTGTTCGGAGCCGCGCTGCATGTATTCGCCGAGTTTGGGTCGGGTTTTTTCCGCCAGTTCCATCATTGCGGCAACGCGCTCCGGATGCTGGGCCGCGACATCGTTCTGTTCCGCGACATCTTTTGCGAGGTTGTAGAGTCGGGGCGTTTGGATCGGCTTTTGTTTGTTCATCGACCAGAAAGGAAACTGTTTTTTCTCGCGCGGCAGGTGCAGTTTCCAGTCGCCGACGCGGACACACTGCAGGTTTTCGCAGTTGTAGTAATAAAACGGCTTCTCGGTCGAACGGGAGATCTCGCCTCCGGAAAAGAGAGCTGTCAGGCTGACGCCGTCGTAGATGCGGTCGGTGGGCATCGGAGCATGGATGATTTCACTCAATGTTGGAAACAGATCCATGGCGATCACAGGAACATCCGACACCGCAGGCTTGATTTTTCCTTTCCAATAGAGGATAAACGGCACCCGGTGCCCGCCTTCTAACGAAACATACTTGGTGCCGCTGTAGGGCCTGGAATACTTGGCGGAGGTTGGGCCATTGTCCGAGCTGAAGATAACCAGGGTGTTTTCCAGAATGCCGTTTTTCTCCAGCGCCTTGAGCATTTCACCGATCCCCCAGTCGGCCTCCTGGATGATATCGCCGCGCACGCCGTCATTCGACGAACCTTTGAACTTTGGCCCGGCTTTGTAGGGCGTGTGCGGGTAGTTGTGGGCAAAGTAGATAAAGAACGGCTTGTCCTTGAAATCCTCGATGTGCTTCACCATGCGCGCGGTGTAGAGATCCGTCAGTTTTTCCAATGGAGTGCTGGTGTAGATCACTTTTTTCTCATCAAAAAACTCCGAATTGTGTCCCATGTTATCGGGAGCTCCGTAGTAGTGGTCAAACCCCTGATGGTAATAGGAAAACTTTTCCTCCTTGCCGAGATGCCATTTGCCAACCATGGCAGTGACGTAGCCCTGTTTCTTAAACTGCTCTGCGATGGTGATCTCTTCGGGGTTCAATCCGAGAAACCAATGCGCC
Proteins encoded in this region:
- a CDS encoding glucosylceramidase, which translates into the protein MKILPESNRDDSNSPFSLTNVSRRRFLVAAGSFAAGLTAGPLMAAGSRESYAKALRAEQTLRGHWRFDGNLVDVLGKSNAKASGATTFVDGAIDGKAISLEPNASILVPGADKLKGRSTTLELFFKIDAKPKGNDNPVIIAQSKGKQALYVIGVKNDLSKLLYQNANGMVVTEINLPTDQPVEVGRWYHFALTSFDLDVRAYVDGYECNLVGGAYEYTRKGPKKTTMTLGSTTVSNGWGSTKISLDEVACFARGLTAPEIQSHLKAAGPEWQKKLKVEGDIVAEVKARRDAVREAKARAILNDPLLTSHGKTTVYEGERLGAIDFIVGGIGAGGIQFNGKAEPAIWQIACNFNEAKIDNSFLAIRAQAAGAKPVVRALQTEAVGPFSAMKSLKFEGEYPLGKYRFEEPALPVEVELEVFNPFIPMDLKNSAIPCAIYTVTAKNTSPGKVKVDVFAAQKNALGFAEGKGDNFGKNQNEIVKKGDATLLHMTRAGIDNSDMVLMTRAEGASGSAEWDSAKSLHAAVSSGGVLDGPAKSKVSATGQTVNGALSAPLELAPGESKSVTFVLTWYFKAGKHGSGGKRISLEGEGKAKGPAWSSSGQQYTNWWPSALGVADYIQQNLESLTARTRLFHDTLYASTLPVWLLDRMSSQLAVLRSQTCWWSADGYFGVWEGCNETAGCCGGNCAHVWHYAQAHARLLPELGRKMRDQDYSMQVNDGLMPNRHDGRATAADGQFGGILNTYREHLCSADDSWLKSRWPMVKKAMNWGISHYDPSRDGYMETVQHNTLDGAFEGCSSWIGTLYLSALEAAARMADTVGDQRSATEYRKIRESGKKLQNERLWNGEYYIQKPGKNRTQDYLDGCHIDQILGEWWADQLDIDRNYPEERSRKAMQSLLKYNFLTNFIGHSLKPRQYCEVEDGGMKMITWPKNPQPIPGMKYGDEVMTGFEYGAAATLIQNGMLKEGLMVIKVIFDRYNGRLRTEGVSKVKNGPWGYSGNPFGDDECGKFYGRSLSVWSALLALQGFSYDGPAGRIGFRPVLTPEAHASFFTVAEGYGLFSQKRSASQLNASIKIAEGKVALKQVVLSAGDGKQAKSAQVKLAGQAVMAKLDTNGGDLRLKFQSPVVIKADEALDIQIQLA
- a CDS encoding sulfatase, translated to MSKQTLSRIILTSVIALAGQAVAAESSTPTEPAKKPNVIFILMDDMGYSDVSCYGATKVNTPHIDRMAAEGIKFIDFHTGASICSPSRAAFLTGAYPQRCGLYMGINQNREAHWFLGLNPEEITIAEQFKKQGYVTAMVGKWHLGKEEKFSYYHQGFDHYYGAPDNMGHNSEFFDEKKVIYTSTPLEKLTDLYTARMVKHIEDFKDKPFFIYFAHNYPHTPYKAGPKFKGSSNDGVRGDIIQEADWGIGEMLKALEKNGILENTLVIFSSDNGPTSAKYSRPYSGTKYVSLEGGHRVPFILYWKGKIKPAVSDVPVIAMDLFPTLSEIIHAPMPTDRIYDGVSLTALFSGGEISRSTEKPFYYYNCENLQCVRVGDWKLHLPREKKQFPFWSMNKQKPIQTPRLYNLAKDVAEQNDVAAQHPERVAAMMELAEKTRPKLGEYMQRGSEQRPTGSLFPEVPVVSNHVTDWRKLSDKEKGRAKTEFKGAKNSNKKKKRNQSK